The proteins below come from a single Danio aesculapii chromosome 25, fDanAes4.1, whole genome shotgun sequence genomic window:
- the ucmab gene encoding unique cartilage matrix-associated protein, translating into MSWTQPALLTCLLVLFAITLFEGADGAVSDKKDAVNPQGALRKIFMPEADAASFFKRRGRRAVKTQDEINAEQRQRLAADERRREYHEEQRNKYENYAEEENDEQDERTREKTEQWREFHYDGLDPSYEYNRHTI; encoded by the exons ATGTCCTGGACTCAACCTGCTCTTCTCACCTGTCTGCTTGTTTTGTTCGCCATCACCT TATTCGAAGGAGCCGACGGTGCTGTATCTGATAAGAAGGATGCTGTCAATCCTCAAG GTGCACTGAGGAAGATCTTCATGCCAGAAGCAGACGCCGCCAGCTTCTTCAAACGGAGGGGCAGGAGAGCTGTGAAAACCCAAGATGAGATAAACG CTGAACAGAGACAGAGACTGGCCGCAGATGAGAGAAGAAGGGAGTATCACGAGGAACAGAGGAATAAATATGAGAATTACGCTGAAGAAGAAAATGACG AGCAAGACGAGCGCACCAGAGAGAAGACCGAGCAGTGGAGAGAGTTTCACTATGACGGTCTGGACCCGTCATACGAATATAACCGACACACCATCTAA